In Thermus sp. LT1-2-5, a single window of DNA contains:
- a CDS encoding acetyl-CoA carboxylase carboxyltransferase subunit alpha, whose protein sequence is MPLEFEKPILELEKRIQELKETARTTGVDLETEIRLLEERLARLKQEVYGHLTPWQRVQLARAPGRPTTLDVLEKAFQDFLELHGDRAFADDPAIVGGLAYLEGEKVVVVGHQKGRDTKENLRRNFGMPHPEGYRKAMRLMDLADRFGYPLISFIDTPGAYPGVSAEERGQAWVIAQSIQRMGRLRVPAIAVILGEGGSGGALAIGVANRVLILENAWYSVISPESCAAILWRDAKEAPKAAEALKLTAQDLLALKVVDAIIPEPEGGAHKDPDQAIKNVKEALLRTLEELKALSPEALYQDRYRRFRALGAYAES, encoded by the coding sequence ATGCCCCTGGAGTTTGAAAAGCCCATCCTGGAACTGGAAAAGCGCATCCAGGAGCTTAAGGAAACCGCCCGCACCACGGGCGTGGATCTGGAAACGGAGATCCGCCTCCTGGAGGAGCGCCTGGCCCGGCTCAAGCAGGAGGTCTACGGCCACCTCACCCCTTGGCAGCGGGTGCAGCTCGCCCGCGCCCCGGGGCGGCCCACCACCTTGGACGTCCTGGAGAAGGCCTTTCAGGACTTTCTGGAGCTCCACGGGGACCGGGCCTTCGCCGACGACCCCGCCATCGTGGGGGGGCTCGCCTACCTGGAGGGGGAGAAGGTGGTGGTGGTGGGTCACCAGAAGGGGCGGGACACCAAGGAAAACCTCAGGCGCAACTTCGGCATGCCCCATCCTGAGGGCTACCGCAAGGCCATGCGCCTCATGGACCTGGCGGACCGCTTCGGCTACCCCCTCATTAGCTTCATCGACACCCCGGGGGCCTATCCCGGGGTTTCCGCGGAGGAGCGGGGTCAGGCCTGGGTCATCGCTCAGAGCATCCAGCGCATGGGACGCCTAAGGGTGCCCGCCATCGCCGTGATCCTGGGAGAAGGGGGAAGCGGGGGGGCCTTGGCCATCGGGGTGGCCAACCGGGTTCTCATCCTGGAAAACGCCTGGTACTCGGTGATTAGCCCCGAGTCCTGCGCCGCCATCCTCTGGCGGGACGCCAAGGAGGCCCCCAAGGCGGCGGAGGCCCTGAAGCTCACGGCCCAGGACCTATTGGCCCTCAAGGTGGTGGACGCCATCATCCCCGAGCCCGAAGGCGGGGCCCACAAGGATCCGGACCAGGCCATAAAGAACGTGAAGGAAGCCCTTTTGCGGACCCTGGAGGAGCTCAAGGCCCTCTCTCCGGAAGCGCTTTACCAGGACCGCTACCGCCGCTTCCGCGCCCTGGGAGCGTACGCCGAGTCTTAA